AATACCGTCTTATACGAGCATTGCCTTAGGGGTGGAGGTGGTGATGCTTTTCGGCGTGGAACGACTGTCCGAACGAAGTGAGGACTGGCCCACAAACGGCACAGACTAAAACACTGGGCTGAACATACGCGCCGCCGGTCTTGCCCGGCGCAGGTAACTAAAAGGTCCATACATTTACTTGTGGGTCATTTAGTGCAACGGCGAAAAGTATTACCACCTCCGCCCAAATTGAGCTGTAACAACTAAAGTAATCTCGCAATAACATCGACAAACTGCAATTTACTAAAAGGTCCGTTGACACTTTTTGTCAGCGGACTTTTTACGATAAGGAAAATTTCCCCATTCTCGTTGTCTCAAAGCAGTGTGTGAAGATGTTCTATCTTAAATCTCCATTAAAATCCTCCCCCAGCCCTTGCATTTTCACGCAATAAAGTTGATAATAGAGTATATGTGTCCTGTAATGGAGGGATTCTATGAAACGTATTTTCTTCTATATACATTTACTGCTGTTGACAACTTTATGTCTGCTCCCTGCCCCTCCCGCGGCTTCGGCTGCTGATGAGGCATTCAGTGAGCGTATCAGCGGCAATGGCCGAAAATCACTGGCATCCGTGACAGTTTTTAACGGGGATAAGACTCGTATTGTCATCGATGCCACCAAGCCCGTAAAAATACAAAAAAAATGGTGCTGTCCGGCCTGACCGTGTGGTGGTGGATATAGAAAATGCCTGGCTGTCGCCGAAGGTGGACAAACACATCCCATATTGACAACCGCTTTGTAGGGGGGCGTAAAAATCGCCCAATTTGACCCCAAAACTGTTCGTGTGGTGGTAGAGACTAAGGTGGGCAAAAACAATACAATGTCTTTGCCTTGAGTAGTGGCAAAACACCCGGCCGCATTGTCATGGACTTTGGCAATCTGACCGATTCGGATGACGCACAAATTGACATGTCAAAAACAGGCTCGCATCCGTCCACGCCGAAAACAGAACCGGCGAAACCAAGTACCAAGCCTGAACCCGAACCTGCAGAAAAACAGGAACCTTGCTGGTGGGGAAGACATGGATGGCGAACTGGCAGGCATTACCGCTTGAAAGGCCGCATAATCGTCATTGACCCCGGTCATGGCGGCAGCGACTCCGGTGCTATCGGCCCCACGGGGGTTATGGAAAAGAGCGTGACCCTGCGGTGTCCAATGAAGTCAAACGCCTGTTGGTGAAAGAAGGCGCTACGGTCTATATGACCCGTAATGCCGATATCGAAGTTTCCAAGAAGCGGGCCAAGGCTACGGACATTGAAGAACTGCAGGCTCGCTGTGATGTGGCCAATGTCAAGAAAGCCGATATCTTTGTTTCCATTCATATGGATTCCTTTACCAACAATGCGGCGAAAGGTACCACAGGCTATTATTATTCCCTGGGGACAAGCGCTCCCGCAAGCTGGCGGATAAGATTCGGGCTGGCATCGTTGACCAGCTGGGCACCCAGAGCCGGGGCACCCAGAGCAGCAACTTCTATGTGGTGAAGCATACCGATATGCCGGCTACGCTGGTGGAAGTTGCCTTTATCTCCAACGAGAGCGAAGAGAAAATGCTCGACAGCGAAGAAGGCATTCGCAAAGCTGCCCAGGGCATTGCCGATGGCATTGCCGATTACTTTGGCTGAGAACAAATTACCCTGTAAGACGTAAGGATAGAAAGGATTTTAGAAAGACCAATGGAAGACCAGAAAAAAGAATTGACCCAGGCAGAAACTCTTGCCCAGATGATGGAAGCGGATATGGAGGAGCGCAAGAAGGCCCTCTATCGTCACAAGATGCCGGAAAAGAACACGCTGAAGGACATGCTGAACGCCATGACTAAGGCGGAACTCGACGATATCCGCTACAACCTCAACATCAGCGGCGCCAGCTCCCTCAAGAAGGCAGAATTGGCAGAGAAGCTGGCTCCGGAAATTTTGAAGTTTGCCCGCATCTGGCTGCCCTCTATTCTTTTGGAAGAATACGAATGCTTCCAGCATTTCATTCTCGAAAAGGGCAAGAGTGCCAAGTTGCGGGATGATGATGTGCGTCTGGATTACCTGCGGGGACTGGGCCTCTTATCCTGCGGTAAGGATGGAGATAAACTTATCTGGTACATGCCGAAGGAAATCCGGGCTGAATTCAAGAAGCTGGATTCTCCGAACTTTGAGGCGCTTGCGACCATGAACACGGAG
The Selenomonas ruminantium AC2024 DNA segment above includes these coding regions:
- a CDS encoding N-acetylmuramoyl-L-alanine amidase family protein → MGTQSRGTQSSNFYVVKHTDMPATLVEVAFISNESEEKMLDSEEGIRKAAQGIADGIADYFG